One window from the genome of Periophthalmus magnuspinnatus isolate fPerMag1 chromosome 18, fPerMag1.2.pri, whole genome shotgun sequence encodes:
- the LOC117385981 gene encoding dynactin subunit 1-like isoform X4 translates to MALSRRHSYTPRLTSPLISKMSSGGTVESSKPPKIGSIVEVTGKSQRGTVAYIGATLFASGKWVGVILDEPKGKNDGTVQGKRYFTCEENHGIFVRQSQIQVVEDGSSASSPDPSDLGSSKISRQRAEKDVPETPRTIKQMPAGLKKPSTTTSTRHSTKASRESLSSSHSDISEAVQSAPAPAALATLAPATPAPGSVSATPSKEEENLRTQVKDLEEKLETLRMKRSEDKAKLKELEKHKIQLEQLQEWKSKMQEQQSELQRHLKEAKREAREAQEAKDRYMEEMSDTADAIEMATLDKEMAEERAESLQVEVDTLKEKVEELSMDLEILRHEISEKGSDGAASSYHVKQLEEQNARLKEALVRMRDLSASEKQEHVKLQKQMEKKNTELETFRTQKDKLSVELKQAEATIDELKEQVDAALGSEEMVESLTERNLDLEEKVRELRETVTDLEAINEMNDELQENARETEMELREQVDLSVSKVREAEKRVEAAQETVADYQQTISKYRELTAQLQEANRELVSQQSTNVEQVHQPPAELFDFKIKFAETKAYAKAIEMELRKMEVSQLNRQVALLTSFMPDSFVRHGGDHDCLLVLLLIPRLICKAELINKQAQDKFDLNGPLVQGPALRGPSGEQRSFASGLVYSLSLLQATLHRYEQALGSCSVEVFKRMGTLYSEMSFHERSLDYFIDLLHRDQLDETVQVEPLTKAIKYYQQLYSVHLSEMSEDCTVQLLDHIKFTGSALDCMAVEVSRLRAFLSGGQESSGLAVLLKDLDTSCSDIRQFCKKIRRRMPGADVAGVPAALCFGPQVSDTLMECRRQLSCVLAVLQEVAAAGAQVMAPLAENEGLSAAKLEDFLIKAVEQIYGSQGLNPSECLQQSCTAVITTMNKMATAMQEGEYDADRPATQTPPVEVRAAAVRAEMTDAEGLGVKLEDRETVIKELKKSLKIKGEELSEANIRLSLLEKKLDTSTKDADERVEKIQTKLDENMALLKKKEKEFEETMDALQADIDQLEAEKTELKQRLNNQSKMTIDNLRGGPVAGIASIVQGSAVGLSPALAGPVQVVDSPLLRQQVEVQRLSIKHLKNENNRLKAERMRAQLASLPPLVPPKLPVMSREPPTQPGGLSTGIYRRTDQLLSTLLKLSAEMRVVDVTGKTSVSASAQLLEQTARLQSLSDALDKLKGEVSEHVVSQRPGAKASSDFATFPRSSFVKAKEERQEGTVLVGRVHISCSKGQEQVHRVVLSQGQLQHVHHLLST, encoded by the exons GAGAACCACGGCATCTTCGTCAGGCAGTCCCAG ATCCAAGTAGTAGAAGATGGTTCCAGTGCCTCCTCCCCAGACCCCTCCGACTTGGGCTCCTCCAAGATCTCCAGACAAAGGGCAGAAAAAG ATGTTCCAGAAACTCCCAGGACAATCAAGCAG ATGCCTGCAGGCCTTAAGAAG CCCTCAACTACTACCTCTACCCGTCACTCAACAAAG GCATCCCGGGAGAGCCTGTCCTCATCCCACTCAGACATCAGTGAAGCTGTACAGTCCGCCCCTGCACCTGCTGCACTTGCTACCCTTGCACCTGCCACCCCTGCCCCGGGCTCTGTATCAGCCACTCCCAGCAAG gaggaggagaacctACGCACCCAGGTAAAGGACCTGGAAGAAAAGCTGGAGACcctgaggatgaagaggagcgaGGACAAGGCCAAACTCAAAGAGCTGGAAAAGCACAAGATCCAACTGGAGCAGCTCCAGGAGTGGAAGAGCAAGatgcaggagcagcagagcgaGCTGCAGAGACACCTCAAGGAAGCCAAGcgg GAGGCCCGTGAAGCCCAGGAGGCTAAAGACCGCTACATGGAGGAGATGTCGGACACTGCAGACGCCATAGAGATGGCCACTCTGGACAAGGAGATGGCTGAGGAGCGGGCTGAGTctctgcaggtggaggtggacACGCTCAAGGAGAAGGTGGAGGAGTTGTCCATGGACCTGGAGATCCTGCGCCATGAGATCTCTGAGAAAG GGTCAGATGGGGCTGCGTCCAGTTACCACGTCAAACAGCTGGAGGAGCAGAATGCACGGCTGAAGGAGGCTCTGGTCAG gatgCGAGACCTGTCTGCCTCAGAGAAGCAAGAGCATGTGAAGCTGCAGAAGCAGATGGAGAAAAAGAACACTGAGCTGGAGACGTTCAGAACTCAGAAGGACAAACTGAGTGTGGAGCTGAAGCAGGCAGAGGCCACCATCGACGAGCTCAAGGAACAG GTGGATGCAGCGCTGGGCTCAGAAGAGATGGTGGAGAGCCTGACTGAGAGGAACCTGGACTTGGAGGAGAAAGTGCGAGAGCTGAGGGAAACTGTCACTGACCTG GAAGCCATAAATGAGATGAACGACGAGCTGCAGGAAAACGCccgagagacagagatggagctgAGAGAGCAGGTGGACCTAAGCGTGTCCAAGGTCAGAGAGGCTGAGAAGAGGGTGGAGGCTGCCCAAGAGACTGTGGCCGACTACCAGCAGACCATCAGCAAGTACAGGGAGCTCACCGCTCAGCTGCAG GAGGCCAACAGAGAGCTGGTTAGTCAGCAGAGCACCAATGTGGAGCAGGTACACCAGCCGCCTGCTGAGCTGTTTGATTTCAAGATCAAGTTTGCAGAGACCAAGGCCTATGCAAAG GCCATAGAGATGGAGCTGAGGAAGATGGAGGTTTCCCAGCTGAACAGACAGGTGGCACTCCTCACGTCCTTCATGCCTGACTCGTTTGTGCGTCATGGAGGAGACCATGACTGCCTCCTGGTGCTTCTACTCATCCCACGCCTCATCTGTAAG GCGGAGCTGATCAATAAACAGGCTCAGGATAAGTTTGATCTAAATGGGCCCTTGGTGCAGGGCCCAGCCCTCAGGGGCCCTTCAGGAGAGCAGCGCAGCTTTGCCTCTGGTCTGGTGTACTCGCTGAGCTTGCTACAGGCCACGCTGCACCGCTACGAGCA GGCCCTGGGCTCTTGCTCAGTGGAGGTGTTTAAGCGCATGGGCACACTCTACTCGGAGATGAGCTTCCACGAGCGCTCTCTGGACTACTTCATCGACCTGCTGCACCGCGATCAGTTGGACGAGACCGTGCAGGTGGAGCCCCTTACCAAGGCCATCAAATACTACCAG caACTGTACAGCGTGCACCTGTCTGAGATGAGTGAGGACTGCACGGTGCAGCTGTTGGACCACATAAAG tTCACAGGCAGCGCTCTGGACTGCATGGCAGTGGAGGTGTCCCGTCTCAGGGCCTTCCTCTCTGGGGGACAGGAGAGCTCGGGGCTGGCTGTGCTGCTCAAGGACCTGGACACATCCTGCTCTGATATCAGGCAGTTTTGTAAGAAGATCCGCAGACGCATGCCGGGGGCCGATGTGGCAGGGGTCCCAGCCGCGCTCTGCTTTGGACCACAG GTGTCGGACACCCTGATGGAGTGCAGGCGTCAGCTTAGTTGCGTGCTGGCTGTACTGCAGGAGGTGGCTGCGGCTGGAGCACAGGTTATGGCTCCTCTGGCGGAGAACGAGGGTCTGAGTGCTGCTAAGCTAGAGGACTTTCTTATCAAAGCTGTGGAGCAG ATTTATGGTTCTCAGGGTCTGAACCCAAGTGAGTGTCTGCAACAGTCCTGCACCGCTGTTATCACCACCATGAACAAGATGGCCACTGCCATGCAGGAGGGCGAGTATGACGCTGACCGACCTGCTACACAG ACTCCCCCAGTGGAGGTCCGAGCAGCCGCAGTCCGAGCTGAGATGACCGATGCAGAGGGACTGGGCGTTAAACTGGAGGACAGAGAGACGGTCATCAAGGAGCTCAAGAAGTCTCTCAAGATCAAG GGTGAGGAGCTGAGTGAGGCTAATATCCGCCTGAGCCTCCTGGAGAAGAAGCTGGACACCTCCACCAAAGATGCAGATGAAAGAGTGGAGAAGATCCAGACCAAACTGGATGAGAACATGGCTCTGCTCAAGAAGAAAGAGAA GGAGTTTGAAGAGACCATGGACGCCCTGCAGGCTGACATCGACCAACTGGAGGCAGAGAAGACGGAGCTGAAGCAGAGGCTGAATAACCAGTCAAAGATGACCATTGACAACCTGCGCGGTGGGCCGGTGGCGGGTATTGCCTCCATCGTCCAGGGCTCTGCTGTTG GTCTGTCTCCAGCTCTGGCCGGGCCTgtgcaggtggtggactctccaCTCCTcaggcagcaggtggaggtccAGAGACTCAGCATCAAGCACCTCAAGAACGAGAACAACCGGCTCAAG GCGGAGAGGATGCGGGCACAGTTGGCATCTCTGCCCCCTCTGGTCCCCCCGAAGCTTCCAGTGATGTCCAGAGAGCCCCCCACACAACCAGGCGGGCTCAGCACGGGTATCTACCGGCGCACGGACCAGCTGCTGTCCACTCTTCTCAAGCTCAGTGCGGAGATGAGAGTTGTGGACGTAACCGGGAAGACCTCTG TGAGTGCCAGTGCCCAGCTCCTGGAACAGACCGCTCGACTGCAGAGCCTCAGCGACGCTCTGGACAAACTCAAG GGAGAGGTGTCGGAGCACGTCGTCTCACAGCGACCTGGAGCCAAGGCCTCCTCCGACTTTGCAACATTCCCCCGCTCCTCATTCGTCAAG GCTaaggaggagaggcaggaggGCACTGTCCTGGTGGGCCGAGTGCATATCTCCTGCTCTAAAGGACAGGAGCAGGTACACAGGGTGGTCCTGAGCCAGGGGCAGCTACAACATGTGCACCACCTGCTCAGCACCTGA
- the LOC117385981 gene encoding dynactin subunit 1-like isoform X5, whose product MALSRRHSYTPRLTSPLISKMSSGGTVESSKPPKIGSIVEVTGKSQRGTVAYIGATLFASGKWVGVILDEPKGKNDGTVQGKRYFTCEENHGIFVRQSQIQVVEDGSSASSPDPSDLGSSKISRQRAEKDVPETPRTIKQMPAGLKKASRESLSSSHSDISEAVQSAPAPAALATLAPATPAPGSVSATPSKEEENLRTQVKDLEEKLETLRMKRSEDKAKLKELEKHKIQLEQLQEWKSKMQEQQSELQRHLKEAKREAREAQEAKDRYMEEMSDTADAIEMATLDKEMAEERAESLQVEVDTLKEKVEELSMDLEILRHEISEKGSDGAASSYHVKQLEEQNARLKEALVRMRDLSASEKQEHVKLQKQMEKKNTELETFRTQKDKLSVELKQAEATIDELKEQVDAALGSEEMVESLTERNLDLEEKVRELRETVTDLEAINEMNDELQENARETEMELREQVDLSVSKVREAEKRVEAAQETVADYQQTISKYRELTAQLQEANRELVSQQSTNVEQVHQPPAELFDFKIKFAETKAYAKAIEMELRKMEVSQLNRQVALLTSFMPDSFVRHGGDHDCLLVLLLIPRLICKAELINKQAQDKFDLNGPLVQGPALRGPSGEQRSFASGLVYSLSLLQATLHRYEQALGSCSVEVFKRMGTLYSEMSFHERSLDYFIDLLHRDQLDETVQVEPLTKAIKYYQQLYSVHLSEMSEDCTVQLLDHIKFTGSALDCMAVEVSRLRAFLSGGQESSGLAVLLKDLDTSCSDIRQFCKKIRRRMPGADVAGVPAALCFGPQVSDTLMECRRQLSCVLAVLQEVAAAGAQVMAPLAENEGLSAAKLEDFLIKAVEQIYGSQGLNPSECLQQSCTAVITTMNKMATAMQEGEYDADRPATQTPPVEVRAAAVRAEMTDAEGLGVKLEDRETVIKELKKSLKIKGEELSEANIRLSLLEKKLDTSTKDADERVEKIQTKLDENMALLKKKEKEFEETMDALQADIDQLEAEKTELKQRLNNQSKMTIDNLRGGPVAGIASIVQGSAVGLSPALAGPVQVVDSPLLRQQVEVQRLSIKHLKNENNRLKAERMRAQLASLPPLVPPKLPVMSREPPTQPGGLSTGIYRRTDQLLSTLLKLSAEMRVVDVTGKTSVSASAQLLEQTARLQSLSDALDKLKGEVSEHVVSQRPGAKASSDFATFPRSSFVKAKEERQEGTVLVGRVHISCSKGQEQVHRVVLSQGQLQHVHHLLST is encoded by the exons GAGAACCACGGCATCTTCGTCAGGCAGTCCCAG ATCCAAGTAGTAGAAGATGGTTCCAGTGCCTCCTCCCCAGACCCCTCCGACTTGGGCTCCTCCAAGATCTCCAGACAAAGGGCAGAAAAAG ATGTTCCAGAAACTCCCAGGACAATCAAGCAG ATGCCTGCAGGCCTTAAGAAG GCATCCCGGGAGAGCCTGTCCTCATCCCACTCAGACATCAGTGAAGCTGTACAGTCCGCCCCTGCACCTGCTGCACTTGCTACCCTTGCACCTGCCACCCCTGCCCCGGGCTCTGTATCAGCCACTCCCAGCAAG gaggaggagaacctACGCACCCAGGTAAAGGACCTGGAAGAAAAGCTGGAGACcctgaggatgaagaggagcgaGGACAAGGCCAAACTCAAAGAGCTGGAAAAGCACAAGATCCAACTGGAGCAGCTCCAGGAGTGGAAGAGCAAGatgcaggagcagcagagcgaGCTGCAGAGACACCTCAAGGAAGCCAAGcgg GAGGCCCGTGAAGCCCAGGAGGCTAAAGACCGCTACATGGAGGAGATGTCGGACACTGCAGACGCCATAGAGATGGCCACTCTGGACAAGGAGATGGCTGAGGAGCGGGCTGAGTctctgcaggtggaggtggacACGCTCAAGGAGAAGGTGGAGGAGTTGTCCATGGACCTGGAGATCCTGCGCCATGAGATCTCTGAGAAAG GGTCAGATGGGGCTGCGTCCAGTTACCACGTCAAACAGCTGGAGGAGCAGAATGCACGGCTGAAGGAGGCTCTGGTCAG gatgCGAGACCTGTCTGCCTCAGAGAAGCAAGAGCATGTGAAGCTGCAGAAGCAGATGGAGAAAAAGAACACTGAGCTGGAGACGTTCAGAACTCAGAAGGACAAACTGAGTGTGGAGCTGAAGCAGGCAGAGGCCACCATCGACGAGCTCAAGGAACAG GTGGATGCAGCGCTGGGCTCAGAAGAGATGGTGGAGAGCCTGACTGAGAGGAACCTGGACTTGGAGGAGAAAGTGCGAGAGCTGAGGGAAACTGTCACTGACCTG GAAGCCATAAATGAGATGAACGACGAGCTGCAGGAAAACGCccgagagacagagatggagctgAGAGAGCAGGTGGACCTAAGCGTGTCCAAGGTCAGAGAGGCTGAGAAGAGGGTGGAGGCTGCCCAAGAGACTGTGGCCGACTACCAGCAGACCATCAGCAAGTACAGGGAGCTCACCGCTCAGCTGCAG GAGGCCAACAGAGAGCTGGTTAGTCAGCAGAGCACCAATGTGGAGCAGGTACACCAGCCGCCTGCTGAGCTGTTTGATTTCAAGATCAAGTTTGCAGAGACCAAGGCCTATGCAAAG GCCATAGAGATGGAGCTGAGGAAGATGGAGGTTTCCCAGCTGAACAGACAGGTGGCACTCCTCACGTCCTTCATGCCTGACTCGTTTGTGCGTCATGGAGGAGACCATGACTGCCTCCTGGTGCTTCTACTCATCCCACGCCTCATCTGTAAG GCGGAGCTGATCAATAAACAGGCTCAGGATAAGTTTGATCTAAATGGGCCCTTGGTGCAGGGCCCAGCCCTCAGGGGCCCTTCAGGAGAGCAGCGCAGCTTTGCCTCTGGTCTGGTGTACTCGCTGAGCTTGCTACAGGCCACGCTGCACCGCTACGAGCA GGCCCTGGGCTCTTGCTCAGTGGAGGTGTTTAAGCGCATGGGCACACTCTACTCGGAGATGAGCTTCCACGAGCGCTCTCTGGACTACTTCATCGACCTGCTGCACCGCGATCAGTTGGACGAGACCGTGCAGGTGGAGCCCCTTACCAAGGCCATCAAATACTACCAG caACTGTACAGCGTGCACCTGTCTGAGATGAGTGAGGACTGCACGGTGCAGCTGTTGGACCACATAAAG tTCACAGGCAGCGCTCTGGACTGCATGGCAGTGGAGGTGTCCCGTCTCAGGGCCTTCCTCTCTGGGGGACAGGAGAGCTCGGGGCTGGCTGTGCTGCTCAAGGACCTGGACACATCCTGCTCTGATATCAGGCAGTTTTGTAAGAAGATCCGCAGACGCATGCCGGGGGCCGATGTGGCAGGGGTCCCAGCCGCGCTCTGCTTTGGACCACAG GTGTCGGACACCCTGATGGAGTGCAGGCGTCAGCTTAGTTGCGTGCTGGCTGTACTGCAGGAGGTGGCTGCGGCTGGAGCACAGGTTATGGCTCCTCTGGCGGAGAACGAGGGTCTGAGTGCTGCTAAGCTAGAGGACTTTCTTATCAAAGCTGTGGAGCAG ATTTATGGTTCTCAGGGTCTGAACCCAAGTGAGTGTCTGCAACAGTCCTGCACCGCTGTTATCACCACCATGAACAAGATGGCCACTGCCATGCAGGAGGGCGAGTATGACGCTGACCGACCTGCTACACAG ACTCCCCCAGTGGAGGTCCGAGCAGCCGCAGTCCGAGCTGAGATGACCGATGCAGAGGGACTGGGCGTTAAACTGGAGGACAGAGAGACGGTCATCAAGGAGCTCAAGAAGTCTCTCAAGATCAAG GGTGAGGAGCTGAGTGAGGCTAATATCCGCCTGAGCCTCCTGGAGAAGAAGCTGGACACCTCCACCAAAGATGCAGATGAAAGAGTGGAGAAGATCCAGACCAAACTGGATGAGAACATGGCTCTGCTCAAGAAGAAAGAGAA GGAGTTTGAAGAGACCATGGACGCCCTGCAGGCTGACATCGACCAACTGGAGGCAGAGAAGACGGAGCTGAAGCAGAGGCTGAATAACCAGTCAAAGATGACCATTGACAACCTGCGCGGTGGGCCGGTGGCGGGTATTGCCTCCATCGTCCAGGGCTCTGCTGTTG GTCTGTCTCCAGCTCTGGCCGGGCCTgtgcaggtggtggactctccaCTCCTcaggcagcaggtggaggtccAGAGACTCAGCATCAAGCACCTCAAGAACGAGAACAACCGGCTCAAG GCGGAGAGGATGCGGGCACAGTTGGCATCTCTGCCCCCTCTGGTCCCCCCGAAGCTTCCAGTGATGTCCAGAGAGCCCCCCACACAACCAGGCGGGCTCAGCACGGGTATCTACCGGCGCACGGACCAGCTGCTGTCCACTCTTCTCAAGCTCAGTGCGGAGATGAGAGTTGTGGACGTAACCGGGAAGACCTCTG TGAGTGCCAGTGCCCAGCTCCTGGAACAGACCGCTCGACTGCAGAGCCTCAGCGACGCTCTGGACAAACTCAAG GGAGAGGTGTCGGAGCACGTCGTCTCACAGCGACCTGGAGCCAAGGCCTCCTCCGACTTTGCAACATTCCCCCGCTCCTCATTCGTCAAG GCTaaggaggagaggcaggaggGCACTGTCCTGGTGGGCCGAGTGCATATCTCCTGCTCTAAAGGACAGGAGCAGGTACACAGGGTGGTCCTGAGCCAGGGGCAGCTACAACATGTGCACCACCTGCTCAGCACCTGA